A section of the Arcobacter sp. LA11 genome encodes:
- a CDS encoding pyridoxamine 5'-phosphate oxidase family protein, protein MAKFKEQLDDKLIEFINNQKMFFVATAPKEGKINISPKGLDGSLKIIDEKTIIWLNHFGSGNETAAHLQEDNRLTMMFCAFEGKPLILRLYCEVKFVQEKDESWDEYINHFEYTRGARQVFELNILSVNSSCGMGVPLYDFVSQRDELTDYYNNSSKEDHIKYMKKKNQISFDGKATNLF, encoded by the coding sequence ATGGCAAAATTTAAAGAACAATTAGATGATAAATTAATAGAATTTATAAATAATCAAAAAATGTTTTTTGTAGCAACTGCTCCAAAAGAAGGAAAGATAAATATATCACCAAAAGGACTTGATGGAAGTTTAAAAATAATTGATGAAAAAACAATTATTTGGTTAAATCATTTTGGTAGTGGAAATGAAACAGCAGCACATTTACAAGAAGATAATCGTCTTACTATGATGTTTTGTGCTTTTGAAGGGAAACCTTTAATTTTAAGACTTTATTGTGAAGTAAAATTTGTACAAGAAAAAGATGAATCTTGGGATGAGTATATTAATCACTTCGAATATACTAGAGGTGCTAGACAAGTTTTTGAATTAAATATTTTAAGTGTAAATAGTTCTTGTGGTATGGGTGTTCCTCTTTATGATTTTGTATCTCAAAGGGATGAACTTACTGATTATTACAATAACTCAAGTAAAGAAGACCATATAAAATATATGAAAAAGAAAAATCAAATAAGTTTTGATGGAAAAGCTACTAATTTATTTTAG
- a CDS encoding DUF4197 domain-containing protein encodes MKKVSIAAAIVLSSTLAFSFDLGSIAKGVMDNVTQSSETTSTTKSGLSDSTVSSGLKEALKVGVDFAVKNLGANNGYLNNSLVKIPLPENLQKAEGIIRKVGGEKMADDLINSMNTAATKAAPKTAKIFVDAIDKMSLDDAQKILAGNKDAATDYFKSNTTTSLKKMITPIIQETMKQNQVAGYYDAFNNFYKTNAKSFVDNSAVMGMAKNFGVDSYLPGSSDQNLDEYVTDKAIDGLFKMIAEKEAAIRSNPVAQTTSLLKQVFGK; translated from the coding sequence ATGAAAAAAGTTTCAATTGCAGCTGCAATAGTTTTAAGTTCTACATTAGCATTTAGTTTTGATTTAGGAAGTATCGCAAAAGGTGTTATGGATAATGTAACACAAAGTTCAGAAACTACTAGTACAACAAAAAGTGGGTTAAGTGATTCAACAGTATCAAGTGGATTAAAAGAAGCACTTAAAGTTGGTGTTGATTTTGCAGTAAAAAATTTAGGTGCAAATAATGGATACCTAAATAACTCTTTAGTAAAAATCCCTCTACCTGAAAATTTACAAAAAGCAGAAGGAATTATAAGAAAAGTTGGTGGAGAAAAAATGGCTGATGATTTAATCAATTCAATGAACACTGCAGCAACAAAAGCAGCACCTAAAACTGCAAAGATTTTTGTAGATGCAATTGATAAAATGAGCTTAGATGATGCACAAAAAATCCTTGCAGGGAATAAAGATGCAGCAACAGATTATTTTAAATCAAACACCACAACTTCATTGAAAAAGATGATAACACCGATTATTCAAGAGACGATGAAACAAAACCAAGTAGCAGGTTACTACGATGCATTTAATAATTTTTATAAAACAAATGCAAAAAGTTTTGTAGATAATAGTGCAGTTATGGGAATGGCAAAAAACTTTGGAGTTGATTCTTATCTTCCAGGAAGTTCTGATCAAAACTTAGATGAATATGTAACAGATAAAGCAATTGATGGTTTATTTAAAATGATTGCTGAAAAAGAAGCAGCTATTAGATCAAATCCTGTTGCACAAACAACATCACTACTTAAACAAGTATTTGGCAAATAA
- a CDS encoding YitT family protein → MSKIFTTNELKNSLFILLGTLFIALSVVLFFLPNNFTTGGTPGMAILLHHLSGFSIGSMVIAINIPLLIWGTKYLGKKFAIKTIITIILISLFIDLFAKIFSNITITENILLASIFGGVIIGLGVGLIIKGNSSAGGSTIIARIISANSHIKPAQIILFIDVIIVICSIYVFKDIEKALWSIMSIYATSKSIDIVLTGTLSTKVIHIATNKVDELSLAITNHLGEEGTILKGSTLKTQDDKTLIFIVVDIKKIALLKEIIQQTDEEAFMIVMEASEMLGRGH, encoded by the coding sequence ATGTCAAAAATATTTACAACTAATGAACTAAAAAATAGCCTTTTTATTTTACTAGGGACACTTTTTATTGCACTTTCAGTAGTACTTTTCTTTTTACCAAATAACTTTACAACAGGGGGAACACCTGGTATGGCAATACTTCTACATCACTTAAGTGGGTTTTCTATTGGTTCGATGGTTATTGCTATAAATATACCTCTTTTAATATGGGGAACTAAATACTTAGGAAAAAAGTTCGCTATAAAAACGATTATAACTATTATCTTAATCTCACTTTTTATAGATTTATTTGCAAAAATATTTTCTAATATTACTATTACAGAAAATATTTTATTGGCTTCTATTTTTGGAGGAGTTATTATAGGTTTGGGAGTAGGACTTATAATAAAAGGAAATTCTAGTGCTGGAGGTTCTACAATTATCGCAAGAATTATTTCTGCAAATTCTCATATAAAACCTGCACAAATCATACTTTTTATTGATGTTATTATCGTAATTTGTTCCATATATGTTTTTAAAGATATTGAAAAAGCTTTATGGAGTATCATGAGTATCTATGCAACATCAAAATCTATAGATATAGTGCTAACAGGAACACTTAGTACAAAAGTAATTCATATAGCTACAAATAAAGTAGATGAACTAAGTCTAGCAATTACTAATCATCTTGGAGAAGAAGGAACAATACTAAAAGGTTCAACACTAAAAACTCAAGATGATAAAACACTTATCTTTATAGTTGTAGATATTAAAAAAATTGCACTTTTAAAAGAAATAATACAACAAACAGATGAAGAAGCTTTTATGATAGTAATGGAAGCCTCTGAAATGTTAGGACGGGGACATTAG
- a CDS encoding TRAP transporter fused permease subunit, giving the protein MSDIKTQLQSKKYLVVAFLAIITVFFHIYLIFTGLMPNLVSRPIHLALVLPWIFLFSADNNTSKLSKYFGYILLVCALFSTYFIINNHIDLEDQYGSLEGNLQYFVAISLILAVLEMARRAIKLALPMTAAIALAYGLWGHYVPGDFGHQEIPLDSFLGTLVIAEGGIFGSLTGISVNVVAVFVILGAFVGVGEGGNAFMSMSTKLAGRLRGGAAKVSVLASGFFGSISGSASANVASTGAFTIPTMKRLKYPASLAAAVEAVASTGGQIMPPLMGAGAFIMAELLRVNYSTIMSAAIFPAILFFFTVWIGIDVFAKKYKLVAMSEDEIPATKIVLKLSPFFIIPFGILLYALLIVGKTPQYSAALAIFASIALLLVNQDWKISFKDFLFRFLDACITASKQIATIASVIICAGIIIGVLNITGVGVKITSAILFLAGDSLWIALLLTALACLILGMEVPTTAAYIICVSVAGPILQEFGLSALQAHLFIFWFALLSTITPPVCGTVFIASGMAQTNWLGVVTKAMKLGVGLYIVPLAFIVNKYLIYPNENFILAFISFIKIALGLAILSNALVNDKLKSYIRVLLALLAFIIIMFPFPMN; this is encoded by the coding sequence ATGTCAGATATTAAAACACAGCTACAATCAAAAAAGTATTTGGTTGTAGCTTTCCTTGCGATTATTACTGTATTTTTCCATATCTATTTGATATTTACAGGTTTGATGCCAAATTTAGTAAGTAGACCAATACATTTAGCTTTAGTTTTACCATGGATATTTTTGTTCTCAGCGGATAATAATACTTCAAAACTTAGTAAGTATTTTGGATATATACTATTAGTTTGTGCACTTTTTTCTACTTATTTTATTATAAATAATCATATAGATTTAGAAGACCAATATGGTTCTTTAGAAGGAAACCTTCAATATTTTGTGGCTATTTCATTGATATTAGCAGTTTTAGAAATGGCAAGACGTGCAATAAAACTTGCTCTTCCTATGACTGCTGCAATTGCTTTGGCTTATGGATTATGGGGGCATTATGTTCCTGGGGATTTTGGACATCAAGAGATACCTTTAGATAGTTTTTTAGGTACTTTAGTGATTGCAGAAGGTGGAATATTTGGAAGCTTAACAGGTATTTCTGTAAATGTAGTAGCAGTATTTGTAATCCTTGGAGCATTTGTAGGAGTTGGTGAAGGTGGAAATGCTTTTATGTCAATGTCTACAAAATTAGCAGGAAGACTTAGAGGTGGAGCTGCAAAAGTATCAGTTTTAGCTTCTGGTTTTTTTGGTTCTATTTCTGGTTCTGCTTCTGCAAATGTAGCTTCAACAGGAGCTTTTACAATTCCTACTATGAAAAGATTAAAATACCCTGCAAGTTTAGCCGCAGCAGTTGAAGCAGTAGCTTCAACTGGTGGACAAATAATGCCTCCTTTGATGGGTGCAGGAGCTTTTATCATGGCAGAGTTATTAAGAGTAAATTATTCGACTATTATGAGTGCTGCAATATTCCCTGCTATTTTGTTCTTTTTTACTGTATGGATAGGTATTGATGTATTTGCAAAAAAATATAAACTTGTAGCTATGAGTGAAGATGAAATTCCTGCTACAAAGATAGTTTTAAAGCTTTCACCATTTTTTATTATTCCTTTTGGGATACTTTTATATGCACTTTTAATAGTAGGAAAAACACCACAATATTCGGCAGCATTAGCTATATTTGCAAGTATTGCTTTACTTCTTGTTAATCAAGACTGGAAAATTTCTTTTAAAGATTTTCTTTTTAGATTTTTAGATGCTTGTATAACTGCTTCAAAACAGATTGCAACTATTGCTTCAGTTATTATTTGTGCTGGTATTATTATTGGTGTTTTAAATATTACTGGTGTTGGAGTAAAAATTACATCAGCTATTTTATTTTTAGCAGGTGATAGTCTTTGGATTGCTTTACTTTTAACTGCGCTTGCCTGTCTTATTTTAGGAATGGAAGTCCCTACAACGGCTGCTTATATAATCTGTGTTTCAGTAGCTGGTCCTATTTTACAAGAGTTTGGTTTATCTGCACTTCAAGCACACTTATTTATTTTTTGGTTTGCTTTATTATCTACTATTACACCTCCTGTTTGTGGAACTGTATTCATAGCTTCTGGTATGGCACAAACAAACTGGTTAGGAGTAGTTACAAAAGCTATGAAGCTAGGAGTAGGGTTGTATATAGTCCCACTTGCTTTTATTGTGAATAAATATTTGATTTATCCAAATGAAAATTTTATACTTGCATTTATATCTTTTATAAAAATTGCACTTGGACTAGCAATTTTATCAAATGCTTTAGTAAATGATAAATTAAAATCTTATATTAGAGTTTTGTTGGCTTTATTAGCTTTTATAATCATAATGTTTCCTTTTCCTATGAACTAA
- a CDS encoding TAXI family TRAP transporter solute-binding subunit: MKLHNILLVGAICALSTNISASERITYKSAKSSSSYYQMAVQVGENIAKKSNNDLKITIEESQGSVQNVKEVRKRKGNYVFTTPPVLVKLALGQKSMFKKDKAEDYNSIRTLFPIPYLTMHMVVSQDSGIKTFADLKGKSLLIGKGSFGAKEAKKYVDLFGLKGEVKLVGAELSGAVAALKNGQIDGFATAGSYPAPNVIEAAASSKINILSMSDEQIAKTKRNKLIIPAGTYAGIDKDIATTTLPVGVYTTTSMSEETAYKFTKAFWESKPNLEKQSVWWKAITPKNLDMFNVKLHKGALKYYNEINATVPDRLK, from the coding sequence ATGAAATTACATAATATACTATTAGTAGGTGCAATTTGTGCCTTATCTACAAATATAAGTGCAAGTGAAAGAATCACTTATAAATCTGCAAAATCATCATCTTCATACTATCAAATGGCAGTACAAGTTGGTGAAAATATTGCTAAAAAGAGTAATAATGATTTAAAAATCACTATTGAAGAGAGTCAAGGTTCTGTTCAAAATGTTAAAGAAGTTAGAAAAAGAAAAGGTAACTATGTTTTTACTACACCACCTGTTCTTGTAAAACTTGCTCTTGGGCAAAAGTCTATGTTTAAAAAAGACAAAGCTGAAGATTATAATAGTATTAGAACACTTTTTCCTATTCCTTATTTAACTATGCATATGGTTGTTAGTCAAGATTCTGGTATCAAAACATTTGCTGATTTAAAAGGTAAGTCTTTACTTATTGGTAAAGGAAGTTTTGGAGCTAAAGAGGCTAAAAAATATGTAGATTTATTTGGTTTAAAAGGTGAAGTAAAACTTGTAGGTGCTGAACTTTCAGGTGCAGTTGCTGCTCTTAAAAATGGTCAAATAGATGGTTTTGCAACAGCTGGTTCTTATCCTGCTCCAAATGTAATTGAAGCAGCAGCAAGTAGTAAGATAAATATTTTATCTATGAGTGATGAGCAAATTGCAAAAACAAAAAGAAATAAACTAATTATTCCTGCTGGAACATATGCTGGTATTGATAAAGATATTGCAACGACTACACTTCCTGTAGGAGTATATACTACTACTTCTATGAGTGAAGAGACTGCATATAAATTTACAAAAGCATTTTGGGAGTCTAAACCAAACTTAGAAAAACAAAGTGTTTGGTGGAAAGCTATTACTCCAAAGAATTTAGATATGTTTAATGTAAAACTTCATAAAGGTGCTTTGAAGTACTACAACGAAATAAATGCAACAGTACCAGATAGATTAAAATAG
- a CDS encoding GNAT family N-acetyltransferase, producing the protein MSITIRDAIASDTQTILDFIIELAIYEKEPDAVKTNVEETREMIFGKNSTVKALICEEDGIAIGHAIYFYNYSTWLGKNGIYLEDLYVTEHKRGLGAGKIMLKHLANKALEENCGRFEWSCLDWNKPSRDFYESIGAVSQDEWIGYRLEGDSLINFAKS; encoded by the coding sequence ATGTCAATAACTATAAGAGATGCAATCGCATCAGATACTCAAACGATTTTAGATTTTATAATAGAACTTGCTATTTACGAAAAAGAACCAGATGCAGTTAAAACAAATGTAGAAGAAACACGTGAGATGATTTTTGGGAAAAACTCAACAGTAAAAGCTTTGATATGCGAAGAAGATGGAATAGCTATTGGTCATGCAATTTATTTTTACAACTATTCAACTTGGCTTGGAAAAAATGGTATCTATCTTGAAGACTTATATGTAACAGAACACAAAAGAGGCTTAGGTGCTGGAAAAATTATGCTAAAACATCTTGCAAATAAAGCTTTAGAAGAAAACTGTGGTAGGTTTGAGTGGTCTTGTTTAGATTGGAATAAACCATCAAGAGACTTCTATGAAAGCATTGGTGCTGTGTCTCAAGATGAGTGGATTGGTTATAGGCTTGAAGGTGATTCTTTAATTAACTTTGCAAAAAGTTAA
- a CDS encoding LysR family transcriptional regulator encodes MDSNLLNVFISVAKANSISQAAKDLGFTQSNVTLRIKQLEKNIGYSLFHRTNRGVVLSSEGEKFYPYAIEITKKVEEAKIHMRNIDYQDVLKIGSTQTFTTSNLMPIVEKLNEDFNEMKLEFTVDSSFNLLDKLLEYKIDVAFINGNPHNKDLEILNIFDEKMVLVEPKKKQIGNTVFVFKKTCANCILLENYIKENREESYKTVALENYELILGCVKAGYGVSLLSPKIIEKFGYTDSVKLTNIENYLDTHLVCRRDYLPLIHKYLRDISL; translated from the coding sequence ATGGATTCAAATTTATTAAATGTATTTATAAGCGTTGCAAAAGCAAATAGCATCTCACAAGCCGCTAAAGATTTAGGTTTTACACAATCAAATGTGACTCTAAGAATAAAACAACTTGAAAAAAACATAGGTTATTCTTTATTTCATCGAACAAACAGAGGTGTGGTTTTAAGCAGTGAAGGTGAGAAGTTTTACCCATATGCAATAGAAATAACTAAAAAAGTTGAAGAAGCCAAAATACATATGCGAAATATTGATTATCAAGATGTATTAAAAATAGGCTCAACTCAAACTTTTACTACAAGTAATTTGATGCCCATAGTGGAAAAATTAAATGAAGATTTTAATGAGATGAAATTAGAGTTTACTGTTGATAGTAGTTTTAATTTATTAGATAAGTTATTAGAGTATAAAATAGATGTGGCTTTTATAAATGGAAATCCACATAATAAAGATTTAGAAATATTAAATATCTTTGATGAAAAAATGGTACTAGTAGAACCAAAGAAAAAGCAGATAGGTAATACAGTTTTTGTTTTTAAAAAGACTTGTGCAAATTGTATTTTATTAGAAAATTATATTAAAGAAAATAGAGAAGAGAGTTATAAAACTGTAGCACTTGAAAATTATGAATTAATTTTAGGTTGTGTAAAAGCAGGTTATGGAGTTAGTTTATTATCTCCTAAGATAATCGAAAAATTTGGATATACAGACTCTGTAAAACTTACAAATATTGAAAACTATTTAGATACTCATCTTGTATGTAGAAGAGATTATCTACCTCTAATTCATAAATATTTAAGAGATATTAGTTTATAA
- a CDS encoding sulfite exporter TauE/SafE family protein, with protein MELNFILALSIIVFWSSIIHGSIGFGFGMIATPLVALYTDIQTAITYLLFPTMMVNIVSILSNGKFFEALKKFWFIIFLMVIGSSFGTFLLIFSNSEFFKLLLAFIILIYLAQSFIKIEASFISKYPKSSTYGLGLVGGLLSGLTNVVAPLMIIYTLELKYSRKDTIQLSNLCFLFTKIGQLMVFLYFGSFSSETFGGSIIAVLVVLFGMFLGIKINKKIDAKFYTKILKVLLFVIACMLIVQTTFY; from the coding sequence ATGGAATTAAATTTTATTTTAGCATTATCAATAATTGTTTTTTGGTCTTCTATTATTCATGGTAGTATAGGTTTTGGCTTTGGTATGATTGCTACTCCTTTAGTAGCTTTGTATACTGATATCCAAACGGCTATTACTTACTTGCTTTTTCCTACTATGATGGTAAATATTGTAAGTATTTTAAGTAACGGTAAATTTTTTGAGGCTTTAAAAAAGTTTTGGTTTATTATATTTCTTATGGTAATAGGAAGTAGTTTTGGTACATTTTTATTAATATTTTCAAACTCTGAATTTTTTAAATTATTGTTAGCTTTTATTATTTTGATTTATTTAGCACAATCATTTATTAAAATAGAGGCTTCTTTTATATCAAAGTATCCTAAATCTTCAACCTATGGTTTAGGTCTTGTAGGTGGTCTTTTATCAGGGCTTACAAATGTTGTTGCACCATTGATGATTATTTATACTCTAGAGTTAAAATACTCTAGAAAAGATACTATACAGCTATCAAATCTCTGCTTTCTTTTTACAAAAATAGGGCAACTGATGGTTTTTTTATATTTTGGTAGTTTTTCAAGTGAAACATTTGGTGGCTCAATTATTGCAGTCTTAGTGGTTTTATTTGGGATGTTTTTAGGTATAAAGATAAACAAAAAAATTGATGCTAAGTTTTATACAAAGATATTAAAAGTTCTGTTGTTTGTTATAGCTTGTATGCTAATAGTTCAAACGACATTTTATTAA
- a CDS encoding FRG domain-containing protein — protein sequence MKNLLSLEHYKYLSNLGLYELNRKDSNGCNTHINSHGLVTSNSKSNFNALDVGNNKYKLIPSPEFFNTLYRGQNKFYENCFSSIYRENISFENRVIDVLKKIEFIELLKEYPVLKDLNKHQIYNCTIENDFESLAQHYGFLTSHLDLTNSKDIAMFFATTKYSNGKYEIIKNKQEGILYKLNYLAHFEKINIIGAQCLPRSGIQRGFSIDLKQGENFNDLVDEIEHFEISKELSSYYFNMFDGGKKLFPKEILVKKVKDILNSKDISNYSVTKFLKKNHILSKKDIENILFNNGYILTNKRSSFSKKELLKVSKKWFKKEKNEFLSRVCTRGTCEPLNPILMHF from the coding sequence ATGAAAAATTTGCTTTCTTTAGAACATTATAAATATCTTTCTAATTTAGGGTTATACGAATTAAATAGAAAAGATAGTAATGGATGTAATACCCATATTAATTCTCATGGACTGGTAACATCTAATTCAAAGAGTAATTTTAATGCTTTAGATGTTGGAAATAATAAATATAAATTAATTCCATCTCCTGAATTTTTCAACACTTTATATAGAGGTCAAAATAAATTTTATGAAAATTGTTTCTCTTCTATTTATAGAGAAAATATAAGTTTTGAAAATAGAGTAATTGATGTATTGAAAAAAATTGAATTTATAGAACTACTAAAAGAATATCCAGTTTTAAAAGATTTGAATAAACATCAAATTTATAACTGTACGATTGAAAATGATTTTGAAAGTTTAGCACAACACTATGGGTTTTTAACTTCTCATTTAGATTTAACAAATAGTAAAGATATTGCAATGTTTTTTGCAACAACAAAATATAGTAATGGAAAATATGAAATTATAAAAAATAAGCAAGAGGGTATTTTATATAAATTAAACTATCTTGCTCATTTTGAAAAAATTAATATTATTGGTGCCCAGTGTTTGCCTAGATCAGGAATACAAAGAGGATTTTCTATCGATTTAAAGCAAGGAGAAAATTTTAATGATTTAGTGGATGAAATAGAACACTTTGAAATTTCAAAAGAATTATCATCATATTATTTCAATATGTTTGATGGCGGGAAAAAACTTTTTCCAAAAGAAATACTGGTAAAAAAAGTAAAAGATATACTAAATAGCAAAGATATTTCGAATTATTCAGTAACAAAGTTCTTGAAGAAGAATCATATTCTGAGTAAAAAGGATATTGAAAATATTTTATTTAATAATGGTTATATACTAACAAATAAGAGAAGTTCTTTTTCAAAGAAAGAACTTTTAAAAGTCTCAAAAAAATGGTTTAAAAAAGAAAAGAATGAATTTTTATCTAGAGTTTGCACTAGAGGAACTTGTGAACCTTTAAATCCTATTTTAATGCATTTCTAA
- the htpG gene encoding molecular chaperone HtpG, producing the protein MAKHQFQTEVGQLLHLMTHSLYSNKEIFIRELVSNASDAIDKLNYLKLTDENIKAKLPEDWSGEVNISFDEEDKSLSIIDNGVGMNEEDLIASIGTIAKSGTKSFVEAMTGDAKKDSNLIGQFGVGFYSVFMVASHVDVISKKAGEEQAYKWSSDGTGEFDLVPVTKESAGTVIYIKLKDEEAAEFAVKERIKTIIGKYSNHIAYPIFLNYSEEVTEELSEEDEKAGKEAKKSIEKRHEKINEATALWMQPKSNLKAEEYNDFYKSISHDSQDPMAVIHTKAEGVNEYTTLFYIPSIAPMDMYRADYQPGVKLYVKRVFITDDEKELLPTYLRFVRGIIDSEDLPLNVSREILQENRVMANIKQGSVKKILGEIKKLSKDEEKYAAFIEQYNRPLKEGAYQDFTNKDALLELIRFKSTKADKMTSLAAYKDGADSEQKAIYYIVGENENVLRNSPLLEAYKKNDIEVLILDDKEIDEIITPMYGAYQEWEFKDITSAEAPKVEQSEEEKKEVEEKFEDITKKIKDILGESVSDVRVTNRLSESPSCVVKDAGDAQMQQMAQMMKAMGQEMPETAPILEINPDHEIVTKLNGLDNDSLVADVSWVLLDQAKLSEGMEITDAVAFAQRLSRITAKAL; encoded by the coding sequence ATGGCAAAACATCAGTTTCAAACAGAAGTAGGACAACTTTTACACTTAATGACGCACTCTTTATACTCAAATAAAGAGATTTTTATAAGAGAGCTTGTATCAAATGCAAGTGATGCAATTGATAAACTAAACTATTTAAAACTTACAGATGAAAATATCAAAGCTAAGTTACCAGAAGACTGGTCAGGTGAAGTTAATATCTCTTTTGATGAAGAAGATAAATCATTATCTATTATTGATAATGGTGTAGGTATGAATGAAGAAGATTTAATCGCTTCAATTGGTACAATTGCAAAATCAGGAACAAAATCATTTGTTGAAGCTATGACAGGTGATGCTAAAAAAGATTCAAATCTTATTGGTCAATTTGGTGTTGGTTTTTATTCTGTATTTATGGTAGCTTCTCATGTAGATGTTATCTCTAAAAAAGCAGGTGAAGAGCAAGCTTACAAATGGTCAAGTGATGGTACTGGTGAATTTGATTTAGTACCTGTTACAAAAGAGTCTGCTGGAACTGTTATTTATATCAAATTAAAAGATGAAGAAGCAGCAGAGTTTGCTGTAAAAGAAAGAATCAAAACTATTATTGGAAAATACTCTAACCATATTGCTTACCCAATTTTCTTAAACTATTCAGAAGAAGTAACTGAAGAGTTAAGTGAAGAAGATGAAAAAGCTGGAAAAGAAGCTAAAAAATCTATTGAAAAAAGACATGAAAAAATCAATGAAGCAACAGCTTTATGGATGCAACCAAAATCTAATTTAAAAGCTGAAGAGTACAATGACTTCTATAAGTCTATTTCTCATGATTCACAAGACCCAATGGCAGTTATTCATACAAAAGCTGAAGGTGTAAATGAGTATACAACTTTATTCTATATTCCTTCAATCGCTCCAATGGATATGTATAGAGCTGATTACCAACCAGGTGTTAAGTTATACGTAAAAAGAGTATTTATTACTGATGATGAAAAAGAGTTATTACCAACATACCTTAGATTTGTAAGAGGTATTATTGATTCTGAAGATTTACCATTAAACGTATCAAGAGAAATCTTACAAGAAAACAGAGTTATGGCAAATATCAAGCAAGGTTCTGTTAAAAAAATCTTAGGAGAAATCAAAAAACTTTCTAAAGATGAAGAAAAGTATGCCGCATTTATTGAGCAATACAATAGACCACTTAAAGAGGGTGCATACCAAGACTTCACAAATAAAGATGCTTTATTAGAATTAATTAGATTTAAATCTACAAAAGCTGATAAGATGACTTCTTTAGCAGCATATAAAGATGGTGCAGATTCAGAACAAAAAGCAATCTACTACATCGTAGGTGAAAATGAAAATGTTCTTAGAAACTCTCCATTATTAGAAGCATATAAGAAAAATGATATTGAAGTTCTTATTTTAGATGATAAAGAAATTGATGAAATCATTACTCCAATGTATGGTGCATACCAAGAGTGGGAATTTAAAGATATTACTTCAGCAGAAGCTCCAAAAGTTGAGCAATCAGAAGAAGAGAAAAAAGAAGTTGAAGAAAAATTTGAAGATATCACTAAAAAAATCAAAGATATTTTAGGTGAATCAGTTTCTGATGTAAGAGTTACAAACAGACTTTCTGAGTCTCCATCTTGTGTTGTAAAAGATGCTGGTGATGCTCAAATGCAACAAATGGCTCAAATGATGAAAGCTATGGGACAAGAGATGCCTGAAACTGCTCCAATCTTAGAAATCAACCCAGACCATGAAATCGTTACTAAGTTAAATGGTTTAGATAATGACTCTTTAGTAGCTGATGTTTCATGGGTACTATTAGATCAAGCAAAACTATCTGAAGGTATGGAAATTACTGATGCAGTAGCATTTGCACAAAGACTATCAAGAATTACAGCAAAAGCTCTTTAA
- a CDS encoding DoxX family protein → MLAKIFNKRTIYFVITGFIAIMVGVVGGVVDIVQTQGVIEASETLGYPLYFFTLLGIFKILGGIALLLPRSFDRPRFIAYIGFSFDFIFASFSHLSVGDGFVKIIVPLVFLGLLAISYNLKNKF, encoded by the coding sequence ATGTTAGCAAAGATTTTTAACAAAAGAACTATTTATTTTGTTATAACAGGATTTATAGCAATCATGGTTGGAGTTGTAGGTGGAGTTGTAGATATAGTACAAACACAAGGTGTAATAGAAGCTTCTGAAACTTTAGGTTATCCCTTATACTTTTTTACTCTTCTTGGTATATTTAAAATACTTGGAGGAATTGCATTATTACTTCCTAGAAGTTTTGATAGACCTAGATTTATAGCCTATATTGGTTTTTCATTTGACTTTATATTTGCTTCATTTTCTCACCTTAGTGTAGGAGATGGTTTTGTAAAAATAATAGTTCCATTGGTATTCTTAGGATTACTAGCTATTTCATATAATTTAAAAAATAAATTCTAA